Proteins from a single region of Methanobacteriaceae archaeon:
- a CDS encoding DUF4013 domain-containing protein, whose product MDIGYLTSDAMKYPLTDWKKVIILGILFFASFLIVPAFLAMGYAFRSLKWSIADVHELPDFDEWSEMFFDGLRVFLVQLAYFLVPFIIIFAGLWASINSILTLQSSGSVLDPGAALSLMGGLFILGSIFAVVSGVFFTIALANMAYYDGEISAAFRFKELLNMITSIGWVDYIIWYVMMILIGLGVGFLATILVFIPILGWALIILVIYPYLYLLYARALGLLFISGLQELG is encoded by the coding sequence GTGGATATAGGATACTTAACATCCGATGCAATGAAATATCCTTTAACTGACTGGAAGAAAGTGATTATTCTGGGTATACTATTTTTTGCCAGTTTTTTAATTGTTCCTGCCTTTTTAGCTATGGGCTATGCTTTCAGATCATTGAAATGGTCCATAGCAGATGTTCATGAACTTCCTGATTTTGATGAATGGAGTGAAATGTTTTTCGATGGTTTGAGAGTTTTCCTGGTGCAACTGGCTTACTTCCTAGTTCCATTTATAATAATATTTGCTGGATTATGGGCTTCCATTAATTCAATTTTAACCCTTCAGAGTTCTGGGAGTGTTTTGGACCCTGGTGCAGCATTAAGTTTGATGGGAGGACTATTTATTCTGGGATCTATATTTGCAGTTGTTTCTGGTGTATTTTTCACTATTGCACTGGCGAATATGGCTTATTATGATGGAGAGATATCTGCTGCCTTTCGCTTCAAGGAACTGCTGAATATGATCACGTCAATTGGCTGGGTGGATTACATCATATGGTACGTAATGATGATCCTCATTGGATTGGGGGTGGGTTTTTTGGCAACCATACTTGTATTTATACCAATTCTGGGCTGGGCTTTGATTATACTGGTAATTTATCCCTACTTGTACCTATTATACGCACGAGCTTTAGGACTTTTATTTATTTCGGGATTGCAGGAACTGGGATGA